AAAGTGGTAATATTTTCTCTCATTATAGAAACAAAGCTAATAAAGAAAACAGGATTGTCTATATATTAAAAAGAAAAAGATTTTATAGTACTAAGTAAATATATCCTTCTTGTATTCTTTTTATTATCTCCTTTAAAGATGCTGGTACGTAAATTACTCCCGGTGCTAATTCCTCTTTAGTTATATTCCTAGCCTCCATTGATGTTCCGCAAGCAACAACTTTAACTTTCTCGTTCTTCAATAGTGGAGCAATCCTATTCCTCTGGGTAACTGCTGCAATTCCGCCGTTCAAGTATACTACTTCAACTTCCTCAGCCTCAGGCATTTCAGATAGGTGAGTTGCTGCAGTTATTGACATTGGTATCTTTTCCTCAGAATCGACTGAAAGGACTATTTTCATTTTCCCACTGATAGTAAAATCTCGTATGACATTTTTAAATCTACTCTGAAAAAATCAAATTGAATTCTTTTCTTAACATTAACAGAAAAGGGATATTAATAAGGGGAAATATTTTAGTATAGTTATTTTTCTTCCTTTCTATATAAAAGAAACTCTTATTAGCAACAACACTCGTGCATATGTTTTACATCGAATCATTAAGAAGAGTCGCCTTAGATTTTTTAGGAGTGGAGAGAATAAACAGTTATGGAGGAAAAGCTAACTTCTCCCAAAATTGATAGGAAAGCTTACGTTAGAGCCAGAATTATTGAAACATTAGATGATATAGACGTAGCAACAAACATGTGGATTGCAGGGAGGAGTAGGAATTCCGCAGGTAAAATATTTAGTGCAGTTAAGGCATTATTATCAGCATTAGTAACTAAAAATCTTGATAAATTATCAAATGAGTGGTACGTGAAAAGAGGCTACAATGCACCTACTCACTCATTGAAAGGAATTTCAATCGACTTGTCCAAGCTAGGTTATGCGCAAGTTGAGAACATAGCTGATAAAGCTTTCCTTCTGCATGATTATCAATATAATGGTTTTGACCCAGACTTTCCTAAGTATAAAAAGAAGGAGGAAGTTTTGCATGATATTCTAATAGTGAGCAATTTCATTTTAAACAATATAAAGGAATGGTTTAAGGATGAATGGGATAGCGATCTAGATAAGATATACGAAATCACACTATCTGAAGTGAAGAAGTTAAAGTAATGTAACATCTTTTTTAACAATGTCGAGTTGAAAATTATTGAGGGACATAGGGGTTTCGTTATTTGTTCTAATAGGGGATGCGAGTTCTATCCTATCTCGTTAGATTTAATATCTTCTTTTCATCTTTGCATGATATGAAGGTTGTAAAATATTACGTTGATGTTAAAGTTGAATTGAAAGAGGGCAAAAATGCAGATATTGAGAAGGTTAAGTTAGAAGGTTTGCTCAAGAGGTTTACAAAGAAAAAAGAGGACAAAGAGGAACCTAAGCTTACGGTTAATGATCATACTATAGAGCTTTCCGGAATAAGGTTCAGGGAGCGTATAGGTTTTAGGAATTTTGTTGATGAATTAGCTGAGAAGTATGAGGCTAAGTGTACTCCTTTGAATGAGGCTAACGGTAAGATAACTGTGCAGTGTGAGAGTGATAAAGCTAAAATATCTTTTGAGGCTAATGTTACGAGGTTTAAGAGACCTAAGAAGGAAGGAGAAGAAAAAGAAGGAGAGAGTAAGAAAGAGGAAGAAGCTAAGACTTCAGGAAGTTCTCAGTAACTGAGAGCAAGTAAGGATAGTTTAATTCTTCCTTTGTAGTTTTTATTTTCACGCTCTCCTCATATTCCCTTATTTTTGGTATTGTAGCTACGGTTTCTTCATTAATCTTTATTGAAGTTTCCGTGAAGTACTTTACGCAATTTAGGTACTCTCCTATATTTCCTTCTCCCTTAATTTCGTTCCTCAATAGTATTGTAGATATTCCTTTTGATTTTGCTGTGTTTGAAACTCCTACGTCCTTGGTTACTAAAACAAGCTTTTCTGGTAATTCGCTTTTTAATCTTTTGCTCTCTTCTATCAACGGCATGTCTCCGAACCTATTATTTTCTTCCGTTAGTGGAGGTGTGTGGGACTTTCTGTAGCTTTCCATCCCCATGTAAAAACGGTATAATTTTTCGTCCTTTTGTGTACTGTTAGTGTGGTACTGTAATTCGTTATAAATCGATCTCGATGCTAATAGCCTGTATCCGTATTCTTTAGAGTACGTCAAGTACTTTAGCCTAGGTCCTATATAGATATAAGAGTTAGTGTCAGCTATAAAGAACGATCCCGTTTCTTTCTTTATTTCCTCTTCCTCCTTAAATCTTAGAAAACCAGATCTGAGTAAGCATAATTCTTCATTATCGTCAGTAGGCTTGGTTATTTCTTCTGGAGTGGATTCCCTAAAAGAGTTCTCTATAGTTACTTTTCCAAGGAGGCTGTAAATATTTATTAATGCAGGGGTTGCTATAACAGATAGTTTGTTCTCTTTTGGGAGTCCTTTAGCTGTTTTAGGTGGGTCAAAGTTTATTTCTTCTCCGTCTCTCATGTTGTATACTTTTACTTCGTTGAATGGAATGTAACCGAAGATTCTGTAGCCTTCTCTTTCCTCAGCTATGTATACATAACGTACATTCTTAGCTTTGGAATAAGCTATTACTGAATAAGCCATGTATTTTCTGCCAGGAGTTATGTCTGCAACGTCCAAGTTTATGCTCTGCAACTTATTCCTCCATGATTTTAGACCTCTGCCTAATTCTACTTCTTCGATTTCAGCATCTATACCGAGGATTTTTATGACGTCTTTTAATCCTCCATAATCTCTTTTTGATTTTTCCTCAGATAATATTACAATTTTCTCCACGTCTCTTAATCCCGTGAAAATTTCAGTTAACACTGCATTAGTAGTTGTAACTAGCTTGTCTGAGCCTAATACACCGAGAATCATAGAATAAAATATGATGGAAATTAAATAAGTAATCTTGAAAGACTTTTTATACTCAGAGAGAAGGAGAAAAAGTAATGTGTCTAGGTTTAATACTTGACATAATCTTCTTCATCATAGATATAATTATACCTATTTGGAATTCATATAACAGCGGTAAGATCTCTGCATATAGGAAGGGATTAGGGAAACTGCTTTACACTTTAGGCGGATTTTTGCCTATGAGTTATGTTCTAAGCTTAATTATAGCTATAGTCCTAGGAATTTTAGGCTATATTTCAGTCTCTACCGCGGTTTTCATACTTTCCTTTTCAGACTTAGTTTTTGGCTTAGAAATTATTGTGTGGGGAGTTATTGCTACTTATTTGAGTGCTATGAGTACTGCAAGAGGTGGAGGTTGGAAGGCAGGGATAGTAACAGCTTATAACGCTTTTGCTACAATATTTGATGCATGGGCTTACATCTCCTCTTTCTTCTCAAATTTGAGAGATGCCAGGAAAGCCATAGATTCTAGCGACTTCTCAGTAATTGATGTTATAATAATATTTGTAGCAGCGTTGGGAGTAGGCTTTCTAATTACTTATTCTGCATATAAGGAGGGATTGAAGTCTACAAGGACTAGGCACTTCTACTATTGAGTTCTTCTTCTAAGAGATCTAATCCTACCTTATCTAGGCTTTTTAGCCAATCTATGAATTTTTTAACGTTTTCTCCTTCAAATACTGAACCGTGTTGTGGAGCTATTATTTTAATGTCGAGTCCTTGTATTTGATTTAACCATAGTTCTATTGCTTTCCTGTTTGCCATGTATTTTTTGTGGAATCCTTCCATGTATTTTTTATGTTCTTCGAAGTCGTCAACTATTATATACCATTTACCTGCAGGAAAGACTGCTGCTCCTAAGTCTCCTGAGAAGTAAACTTTTGTTATTGGGTCATAAAGGTGGAAGTTTCCTACAGAGTGAAGGAAGTGTGCTGGAATTATTTTCAGTTCATCTCCGTTAAGGTTTATTTCCATACCTTGGATTGGTATTCTTATTACGTTTATTTTAATATCTACTCCTACGTGCGGGAGGAATCTGTCCCATAAGTCTGAGATTAATATTTTTGCATTTGGGCAATAGCTTAACCATAGGGAAAGTCCAGAGACTATGTCAGGATCTTCGTGTGATAGGAAGATGTATTCTATATCTTCTGGCTTAATGAACTTTTGCATGGTGTCGTAAACTCTCTCGAAGACTAGTGGTCCTCCGGGATCCATTAATATTCCTTTATCTTTTACAGTGAGGAGGTATTGGTTTGTTAATATTCCTTTATCCATTTCAGCTTCATCTATTGATAGCCAAACGAATTTGTTCCCTTTTTCTTCTGCTAATACGAGGGGTTCGATCATTTAAATCACCATGCTTGTTTTTAATAGATTTGCGTAAACCGAAACGTGAAATGTACCTTTAAGTTTTAGCAATTCTTGTTCAGTAAAGGATTCTTTATCACTAGTTTTTATGTATACCCCTTTTAATTCTCCGTTAGCAAAGAGTAATCTAAAGGTGCTTTCCTCGTTGAATCCTGAGATATAAATTACGGGATATTGTGCGAATTTATGTAATAAGTCTTCAACGAAAGGAGTTATGTCTATCTTTCCCGTGTCCAGAGTTCCAGTGTATATTAGTTTAGAAGTTGAAACTAGTTTTGCGACGAAAGATAATGAGGATAACCTTGATGATAATGTATTATTTCTTGTGGGTGAGACTGTCTTTTGTTCAAGGTATTTTTTCTTTAAATTCCTTAACGTTTCCTCCAGTAATTTGCCCATTTGTTTCTCGAATTTTCCGGAATAGGAAATCGATAATGTTATACATTTTTTACTCTTATTAAAGGTAATAAGTAAATTCGCAAAGGAGAAATCGTTCTTGAATTTATGTTCAACGTATCCTCCTCCTGCAAGGCTAGTAATTTCATATTCTAGGATTTTGCTAAAGAAGAGCAAAGACTTTACTCTAACTTTTATTGTGTTCTCTGAGAAACCTACTAAACTTGGTATGCAGTCTATTAAATTCTTTTTATCGTAAAACCAAAGTTTTTCTTCTTCAGGGTTCTCTGTTTCAATTTCTTCAGCCAACTTTATAACCATCTTATATAAAGAGATCTTTTGTCTTCTATTTAAGCTAGTATGGAGTTTGGATTTAAACCGTTTACTTTTCTTTTCTAAATTATGTATAAGGTTTAATGCTATTTTTTACCAAACAAATTAAATGTACATTTTTACAAAAAAAGTGTAAATTTTCCTTGTTCTATATATTATCAGTAAATATGTAAGGCTTTAGGATGTAAGGCTGTTTTAATATAAATGCTTGTACCCTGTCGGTGAAGGCTATTTTTGTGAATAGTTCTTCCTTTGTTTCCTTGTTAATCTCCTTAACAATTTCATCTCCTAATAATGTTAAAGCTTTCTTTTCATCTTCACTTTTAATCTCTTTTTCGATTTCCTTAAAGGTGACCTTCTCTATTTTATTTTCACTTTCTAGTTCGTTAACTATGCTCAGTAGCCATTCTGATGGATATTTTGCTATTTTTCCTGATCTGAATACTTCGTACCATGACCTTATTATTTCATTAACTTGTCTAGGAGATAAAGTGTTACCTAATTTTTTGCCTATGTAAATTTGTGAGATTCCTTTATACGTTAATTCTTCAGAAGTTATTGTGCCTATTTTTATTCCTAACCAGAACGCGTAGAATTGGTCTCCCATGTAAGCGAACGCGTAAATCATAGTTTTTAATTACTGAGTCTAAGTAATAAGTTCTTAATTATCTCCTTTGCATCGATAGAATTTTTTAGTAATCTATATTTACTCGTTATACATGATTGTTAAATTCTTAGTATTAGCTTTAGTATTGATTTCTCTCTCTTCATCAATAGTTTCAATTAAGGTTGGTAATTCTCCTTCCTTCGTTTTGTGTAATTCTGGTTATATTTATGTTACAAATTATAATTCTAGTACTGTAAGTGTTATAAATCCTAGTAATAATGATGTTGTTTCTACTATAAGCGTTGGTGCAAAGCCTATAGATATGATTAACGTAGGTAAGAAGATTTACGTGTCTTTAACGGGGTGTAATAAGATTGATGTGATAGAGGATGGTAAAGTAATTAATACAATTAATTTGCCTTCTATTCCTTACTATATGGCTTACGACTGCAAGGACAATGAAGTTTTCGTATTGGAGCCAGGAATTGAATCAATAGCGATAATAGAAAATTGTACTGTGGTAAGAACTATGAATTTAGGATATTCTCCGTACGCAATAGCTTTTGATCCTAAGGATTGCCTCTTATATATAGGCAGTTGCAGTAATGTTTATGTCTATAATACAAATTTAAAGTTAAATAAGACCTGCAATGTAGGAGGCGAAATTGCTTATATTAACTTCTGTAGGAGAAATATTTTCATAACTAGTTGGAAAACTAACGAGCTTATAATAATTAATTCCCATGGTACTTTTCGTTTTAGTGCAGGAATAGATCCTTATGACGCGATTTATGTTGGTGAGTATATTTATGTTAGTGATATAGGTAGTGGATCTATCTTAGTTCTGACCACTAGCGGAAAGGTAGTTGATAATATCTCAGTTGGAGGGAGGCCATCGATCATGATGTATAAGGATGGATATATTTATATAGTTAATAGTCTTTCCAATACTGTTTTTGTAATATCTCAAGTAACTCCTCCATCACGTTATTGTCTGTATTATTTAATAGCCGGTGGAATAGCAGTCATAGCTATAGTAGGATATTTTATACTTAAAAGGGAAATTAAATAATTTTTATTTTTTATTAATCACAATCATTATTGATGATACTATTAGTGTTGATCCTAATATTTCGAAAAGTGTAGGTATTTGGTTAAACGTAAAAATTGCTAAGATTGTTGCAACTACAGGCTCCAGTAAGCCTATAGTTTCTATATATTGCGGTTTAACCTTATTTGAGGAATAAATGACGCTAGTGTGACCTATTAACGTCGGAATGAAGATTAAACCCAATAAGGAAAGCATTGCTGTTAAGTCTACTTTTCCTATCCCTTGGTATATCATGAAAGGTAGTGAGAAAAATGAAGATGATATATAAATGCTCGAAGTTAATACTAGGGGATTTTCATCGTTTTTGCTCAGTAATGTAGTATAAAGCGAAATAAGGAACGCTGAGATTAAGGACATAGTATTACCGTATAAATAACCTGGTTGTAAAGGGTAATTCATTATCAAAACTCCAGAAAAACCTATTGCAGTTATTATTGCGTCAATTCTTTCAGCCTTAAATTTGCTTAAAGGCGATAGAAGTATTGCAAAAAACGGTGAAGTGGAAACTAGTACAGTTGCGTCAATTACTGTAGTGTTGTAAACTCCTAGGATAAAGGTTATCATGTGGAGTGATAATAATAGTCCGAAAGGTGAATATTTTAATACCTTTCTAAGGTCTATTTTACCTAGAGATAGAATTAGTCCAGCTACGAGAAACCTGAAGAATGCTATAGATCCTGGAGTTAATCCTGTAAATTTTATGAATATTGCTGCGGTGCCAAAGGATATTCCGCCTACTATTAAGATTGCGTAATTCTTATTCACGTTTGCTTATTTCTTGGATTTCTTAATTTAATTTATGGATCCTAAGGATAAGGTTATATCGTCTGAGGTGAAAAGTAAGATAGTTTTTGTTATGAAGAAAGAAGGAGGAAAGTTATCTTTTAAGGATATTAAGGACCTTGTTGGAGTTTCTACTGATACTTTAAAATTGCATTTAGCAGACTTAATTGCTGACGGAGTAATTAGGAAGTGTAAAGGGAAATACGTTCTTACTGATATTGGAGAAGAGATAGGTGAATTATTGTTGAAAAGGAACTATTAGCCTATCTTTTCTTAAACCTAGTAAATTTTCAGCTAATCTGTTAAGCGTAGGTTCTGGTAGTGTTTCTATTTCTTCATAGAATAATTTTCCGTTAAAAGGAACAAGGACTGACCTAAATTTTTGAACTTTTCTTAATATTTCGTTTTGCTCACACGGAAAAGGTGAAACCTTATTTACTATTAGAAAATCCTCGTCTATAATGTAATTTAGACTGATTTCTAAGCTTTGTTGATCTGTAATAAATAGTTTCCATTTCATTTTACCGTTTTTTATGGGAATATCCACATTATCTAATATCATAATTTCAGGGTTATCGCTTTTACTAATTTCATTTTCAGAATAAAATGATACTCTCCTTTTTTCTTTCTTCGTAAAGTAGTAAAAAAGATATTTTGATATTATTGTTTTTCCTGAACCTCCTTTAACTCCATGAACTCTAATAATCATAACATTCAGCCGGATATCCTGAAGATCTGATTTTTAATTTTAATAAAATAGTATAAATGTCTTTCCTATTTAAAGGGAGGAAGACAGCTCCCAAAGGTCTACAAAATAGGAACTTCTTCTCAGCTATTGCTTTACCCTTTTCGATGTTTGCTTTGAAAACTAATAAATCCGTTAGCCATTTATTAGGCCTTGCGAGATATTCTTCATCTCCTTTTAGTTTGCCAACTACGTAACCTTCAATGTAATCTCCATTCAGTTTATTAAATATTACTGCACTTTTCCTATTTGTTAAATATCCTAGAATTCCAGTTCTCTCATCAGTTATTGGAAAATCTTTTCCAAGGACAAACTCGTCAGAGTAGAATTCTACTCCTGCAGTTTTCCACGTTAGTCCTTTTGTATTAGCCTTCTTTATAGGAAGCTTAAGTGGATCATGCCTTATAAGTCCAGGTTCGTATGAAGGCGGGAAACCATTAACCGATACTATCATTTGTTGTTCTCTTAAAAACCCTGCAATTTCAAGTGTATCGAATATATAATTATCATCCGGAATTAAATTTATTTTCTTTAACTCATGAAAATATTTCACAATAGAAAAGGAATCAGTATCTATTAGTACACTATCTCCATCTTTTAATTTATACCCTTTTAGTAAATCTCTAGCATAGATGAGCTCCACATTATATTATTTGATTATGATCAAATAAATCTTTTTCGTTTTTTATTTGATGAAAAATAAATTGATAAAAAACCTCTATTTTCTATAATTAGGGCCTATAATTTGTCCGTGGTAGATTTCTTCATTAGGCGAGATTAATGCCCCAAGCTTTCTTTCTCTTCCTCTAGTAGGACTAGCTGGATAGCTTACTGTTATCACTGAAGCTCCTATCTTTGCTTCTCTTCCTAGTATAGTGTAAGTTAAATAGCTTTTAGATCCTACTTCGGCTTTAGGCTCTACTAGTGAGTGAGAGACTTCGCAATATGCTCCTATCTTTGCCTCATTTTCTATTGATGTATAATCTCTTATTAGAGAATAATTTCCTACATATGCTCCTTTTCCTATATATGCTGGGCCTTTAATAACGGAATAGTCGTCAATTATGGCGTTATCTTCAATTATTACTCTCTTTCCTATTACTGCAGTCTTTGAAATTTCGGCTTTTTCAGAAATTATTGAAGTGTTAAAATCCGACAATAAAACTTCTATTGCGTTTATAAGATCTTCTGGGTAGCCAACGTCTATCCATTTTCCAGACCATATGAAGTACCTTGAGGATGAGGAGATCTTTTTAAAGTATTCTAAAATATCAGTAAAATCTCCTCTAGGTATTATGTAAGCGCCTGCTAATGCAAGTGTTGTTTCGTCATTAACTATTTCGATTCTATTATCCACTATCCTAACTAAACCGTAAGTTTGCATCCCTTCTGAAACTGGAACTATGGAGAAAACTGCCCTTGAATTTCCCGTTATGTACGAATTCATTAAATTCATATAAAATTCTGGATCGGCAATTATATCTCCGAAGGCTAGTAGGAATTCGTCGTCTGGAATTTTGTCCATACCGTCAAGTACTGCTCCAGTTATCCCAGGTCTCTTCTGTCTTACAGTTTCGAAAGGAATGTCCACATTTATTGCGTCTTGAATTTGTTTTTCGCGTTCGTTAGTGACTATAACAGCCTCCTCTATTCCTGCTTTCTTTAAACCGTATAAAACATGGGAAATTACTGCCTTGCCTAAGATTGTTATTGTTTCCTTTTGTTCCTTCTCGGTATAAGGTCTTAATCCTTCTCCTTTTCCTGCTGCTAAAACTACTGCCTTCATCCTACTGTCACCGTTTTTGCTAGATTCCTAGGCTTATCTGGATCGTTTCCTCTCTTTACTGCTGAATAGTAAGCTATTAACTGTATTATAGGAGTAACTGCAAAAGAAGATAGTCTCTCATCTTCCACAGTAAGGAGGATTTCTTTATCTGTATTTAGTCTCTCGTTTACGCTTATGGAATACGTCTTTGCCTTTCTTGCCTTCATCTCTTGAACATTATTCTGTAACTCTCCTACAAGTTCTCCAAGATTTATGAAGACTACTGGGAAATCTTTTTCTACCAATGCTATAGGTCCATGTTTGCTCTCTCCTGCTGCGTAAGCCTCGGCATGTAAGTAAGCTATTTCCTTTATTTTTAATGCCCCTTCCATAGCAAAGGGCAGCGAAAGTCCTCTTCCCAAATAGTATGCATTAGTTTTCATTGCTAGCTCTTCTCCTATTAGTTTTGCTTCTCCTTCGAAATTCAGACTTTTCCTTATGATGTCCTTTGCTTTATTTAAGTAAGTATAGTCGTCTCCTTTAATTAAGGAGTAAATGAGCTGGAGTGCGGCTATTTGTGAAGTGAAAGTTTTTGTTGCCGCGACTCCTATTTCTGGTCCTGCTCTGGTGTAAAGCTTAATGTCGCTCTGTCTGGCTATTGCGCTCTCAATTACGTTTGTTAGTGAAATTATCTTAGATCCATTAGTTTTGTACTCTTTTAATGCCATCATTACATCGTAAGTTTCTCCGCTTTGGCTTATTGCTATTATCGCGTCGTCTTGATTTGTTTTTACGTTATAATATTCTGAAGCTATTATGGGCACTGCGTTAAATCCTTCTCTTTGTAGAAGCAATGAGAAGTATAATCCTGCGTGATAGCTTGTTCCTGCCGCTATTACTATTATTCTTTTAGACTCCTCAAGGATTTTTACCGTATTTTTAACGTCTTCTATATCAGATATTAAACCAGAAATTGTGTCATCAACAGCTCTAGGACTTTCGTGTATTTCCTTAAGCATGTAATGAGAGTAACCTTCTTTTGATGCAGCAGAAGCGTCCCAGGTTATTATTTTTATTCTATCCGATATGTCTACTTTTTTACCTCCATTCTCTATATAGATCTCGTTTGGGGTTACGTAACCGACATCTCCGTCTATTAGGATTAGCACTTTGTTAGTATAAGGTAAAAAGCTGGGTATATCGCTGGATACGAAATTCATTTTATCTCCTAAACCTATAATAAGCGGATTGTCCTTTTTTGCAAAGAATATCTTATTTTCTCCTTTGATAATAGCAAGAACTGCGTAACTGCCTTGAATTGAGTTAATTGCAGATTTAAAAGCGGAGAAGGAGTCCATTCCTCTCTTTTTGAATTCTTCAATTAAGTGCGGTATAACTTCTGTGTCAGTTTCACTCTTAAATTTATGACCTAAAGCTTCTAGATCTTCTCTGAGTTCTCTGAAATTC
This genomic interval from Acidianus sp. HS-5 contains the following:
- a CDS encoding DsrE family protein; translated protein: MKIVLSVDSEEKIPMSITAATHLSEMPEAEEVEVVYLNGGIAAVTQRNRIAPLLKNEKVKVVACGTSMEARNITKEELAPGVIYVPASLKEIIKRIQEGYIYLVL
- a CDS encoding PaREP1 family protein codes for the protein MEEKLTSPKIDRKAYVRARIIETLDDIDVATNMWIAGRSRNSAGKIFSAVKALLSALVTKNLDKLSNEWYVKRGYNAPTHSLKGISIDLSKLGYAQVENIADKAFLLHDYQYNGFDPDFPKYKKKEEVLHDILIVSNFILNNIKEWFKDEWDSDLDKIYEITLSEVKKLK
- a CDS encoding PIN domain-containing protein, with product MILGVLGSDKLVTTTNAVLTEIFTGLRDVEKIVILSEEKSKRDYGGLKDVIKILGIDAEIEEVELGRGLKSWRNKLQSINLDVADITPGRKYMAYSVIAYSKAKNVRYVYIAEEREGYRIFGYIPFNEVKVYNMRDGEEINFDPPKTAKGLPKENKLSVIATPALINIYSLLGKVTIENSFRESTPEEITKPTDDNEELCLLRSGFLRFKEEEEIKKETGSFFIADTNSYIYIGPRLKYLTYSKEYGYRLLASRSIYNELQYHTNSTQKDEKLYRFYMGMESYRKSHTPPLTEENNRFGDMPLIEESKRLKSELPEKLVLVTKDVGVSNTAKSKGISTILLRNEIKGEGNIGEYLNCVKYFTETSIKINEETVATIPKIREYEESVKIKTTKEELNYPYLLSVTENFLKS
- a CDS encoding MBL fold metallo-hydrolase, which gives rise to MIEPLVLAEEKGNKFVWLSIDEAEMDKGILTNQYLLTVKDKGILMDPGGPLVFERVYDTMQKFIKPEDIEYIFLSHEDPDIVSGLSLWLSYCPNAKILISDLWDRFLPHVGVDIKINVIRIPIQGMEINLNGDELKIIPAHFLHSVGNFHLYDPITKVYFSGDLGAAVFPAGKWYIIVDDFEEHKKYMEGFHKKYMANRKAIELWLNQIQGLDIKIIAPQHGSVFEGENVKKFIDWLKSLDKVGLDLLEEELNSRSA
- a CDS encoding YncE family protein; this translates as MIVKFLVLALVLISLSSSIVSIKVGNSPSFVLCNSGYIYVTNYNSSTVSVINPSNNDVVSTISVGAKPIDMINVGKKIYVSLTGCNKIDVIEDGKVINTINLPSIPYYMAYDCKDNEVFVLEPGIESIAIIENCTVVRTMNLGYSPYAIAFDPKDCLLYIGSCSNVYVYNTNLKLNKTCNVGGEIAYINFCRRNIFITSWKTNELIIINSHGTFRFSAGIDPYDAIYVGEYIYVSDIGSGSILVLTTSGKVVDNISVGGRPSIMMYKDGYIYIVNSLSNTVFVISQVTPPSRYCLYYLIAGGIAVIAIVGYFILKREIK
- a CDS encoding DMT family transporter; the encoded protein is MNKNYAILIVGGISFGTAAIFIKFTGLTPGSIAFFRFLVAGLILSLGKIDLRKVLKYSPFGLLLSLHMITFILGVYNTTVIDATVLVSTSPFFAILLSPLSKFKAERIDAIITAIGFSGVLIMNYPLQPGYLYGNTMSLISAFLISLYTTLLSKNDENPLVLTSSIYISSSFFSLPFMIYQGIGKVDLTAMLSLLGLIFIPTLIGHTSVIYSSNKVKPQYIETIGLLEPVVATILAIFTFNQIPTLFEILGSTLIVSSIMIVINKK
- a CDS encoding NDP-sugar synthase → MKAVVLAAGKGEGLRPYTEKEQKETITILGKAVISHVLYGLKKAGIEEAVIVTNEREKQIQDAINVDIPFETVRQKRPGITGAVLDGMDKIPDDEFLLAFGDIIADPEFYMNLMNSYITGNSRAVFSIVPVSEGMQTYGLVRIVDNRIEIVNDETTLALAGAYIIPRGDFTDILEYFKKISSSSRYFIWSGKWIDVGYPEDLINAIEVLLSDFNTSIISEKAEISKTAVIGKRVIIEDNAIIDDYSVIKGPAYIGKGAYVGNYSLIRDYTSIENEAKIGAYCEVSHSLVEPKAEVGSKSYLTYTILGREAKIGASVITVSYPASPTRGRERKLGALISPNEEIYHGQIIGPNYRK
- the glmS gene encoding glutamine--fructose-6-phosphate transaminase (isomerizing), which encodes MCGIIGVISKNEEEKKLAAITVQCLERLEYRGYDSVGIASMEDNELEVRKAKGRINDVVKKLNVLSMTGRVFLGHTRWATHGEPNDVNAHPHTDCTNSVAVIHNGTIKNFRELREDLEALGHKFKSETDTEVIPHLIEEFKKRGMDSFSAFKSAINSIQGSYAVLAIIKGENKIFFAKKDNPLIIGLGDKMNFVSSDIPSFLPYTNKVLILIDGDVGYVTPNEIYIENGGKKVDISDRIKIITWDASAASKEGYSHYMLKEIHESPRAVDDTISGLISDIEDVKNTVKILEESKRIIVIAAGTSYHAGLYFSLLLQREGFNAVPIIASEYYNVKTNQDDAIIAISQSGETYDVMMALKEYKTNGSKIISLTNVIESAIARQSDIKLYTRAGPEIGVAATKTFTSQIAALQLIYSLIKGDDYTYLNKAKDIIRKSLNFEGEAKLIGEELAMKTNAYYLGRGLSLPFAMEGALKIKEIAYLHAEAYAAGESKHGPIALVEKDFPVVFINLGELVGELQNNVQEMKARKAKTYSISVNERLNTDKEILLTVEDERLSSFAVTPIIQLIAYYSAVKRGNDPDKPRNLAKTVTVG